A stretch of Aspergillus nidulans FGSC A4 chromosome VI DNA encodes these proteins:
- the orlA gene encoding putative alpha,alpha-trehalose-phosphate synthase subunit Tps2 (transcript_id=CADANIAT00009596) translates to MSLQQDPSKPDGRPGEVRFDSFTDASAPNVSSNFNNASKTASALSEADKGTQSGSDLLHRLSLKEILTMRAPDFQKQYQGLNLSGRIISAAFCIPHKLYFRAGRDWELKPRPGSSALFDSFAYLASEKSGWSHTLVGWTGEVEPLNEGSNPLQALNSNANTNLPAALDNTSRSLSKGSAPVVPDISLLQSNSSVAETSTVGPDDRKRLEDQLSSSRHGKVVPVWLSDESDVPEDTIILGDQSRWRRYAEKELYALLHYKQNGPTDGRFERDSWTDYVRMNQLFAERILQEYKEGDIVWIHDYHLFLLPSILRQHVPNIYIGFYLHSPFPSSEYMRCLAKRKEILTGVLGANMIGFQTFSYSRHFSSCCTRVLGFESDSAGVDAYGAHVAVDVFPIGIDAEAIQKIAFENADTEKAVEGLRQLYAGKKIIVGRDRLDSARGVAQKLQAFETFLERFPEWRDKVVLIQVTSPTSVEEEKEEQKIASRISNLVSTINGRFGSLSFSPVKYYPQYLSPHEYFALLRVADVGLITTVRDGMNTTSLEYILCQQENHSPLILSEFSGTAGALSSAIHINPWDTIGVSEAINKALTESVADKKEQHLKLYKHVTTNTVSAWSNQFISRLLANLSSFDQSMATPALDRTKLLKQYRKSRKRLFMFDYDGTLTPIVKDPQSAIPSDRVLRTLKTLAADPRNAVWIISGRDQAFLDEWMGHIPELGLSAEHGCFIRMPRSDNWQNLAETTDMGWQKEVMEIYQHFTERTQGSFIERKKVALTWHYRRADPEYGAFQARECRKQLEEHVSKTWDVEVMAGKANLEVRPRFVNKGFIATRLVQAYEDGKVPEFILCSGDDFTDEDMFRALKKFELPGDHVYTVTVGASSKQTEASWHLLEPSDVIETITMLNNSASGQDY, encoded by the exons TGGTCGTATCATCAGTGCTGCTTTCTGTATCCCACATAAGTTATACTTCCGGGCTGGCCGTGATTGG GAGTTGAAACCTcggcctggatcttctgctttgttCGATTCATTTGCATATTTAGCCTCCGAGAAATCGGGCTGGAGTCATACACTTGTCGGGTGGACCGGTGAAGTGGAACCACTCAACGAGGGGAGCAATCCCTTGCAGGCACTTAACTCCAATGCGAATACAAACTTGCCTGCAGCTCTTGACAACACTTCGCGATCTCTTAGTAAAGGATCAGCTCCTGTGGTACCCGATATAAGTTTGCTGCAATCAAATAGTTCCGTTGCAGAAACCTCGACTGTGGGACCTGATGATCGGAAAAGGTTGGAGGATCAATTGAGTTCAAGTCGCCACGGCAAGGTTGTTCCAGTATGGCTGTCAGATGAATCCGACGTGCCCGAGGACACAATAATTCTTGGGGATCAAAGCAGATGGAGGCGCTATGCGGAGAAAGAGCTCTATGCTCTTCTGCACTATAAACAAAATGGACCAACTGACGGCAGGTTCGAGCGCGATTCTTGGACAGACTACGTGAGAATGAACCAGCTCTTTGCAGAGCGTATTCTCCAGGAATACAAGGAGGGGGATATTGTTTGGATTCATGATTACCACTTATTTTTGCTCCCAAGCATTCTGCGGCAGCATGTTCCGAATATCTACATTGGTTTCTATCTGCACTCGCCGTTCCCTAGCAGCGAGTACATGCGGTGCCTAGccaaaagaaaggagattcTCACAGGCGTGCTTGGTGCAAACATGATTGGCTTCCAGACGTTCTCCTACTCGCGTCACTTCTCGTCCTGCTGTACTCGCGTACTAGGATTTGAGTCCGACTCGGCTGGCGTCGATGCATATGGTGCTCACGTGGCTGTGGATGTCTTTCCTATCGGTATCGATGCTGAAGCAATACAGAAGATTGCGTTTGAAAACGCAGACACGGAGAAGGCTGTAGAAGGGTTGCGACAGTTATACGCTGGGAAGAAAATCATTGTTGGCCGTGATCGCCTAGACAGTGCCCGCGGGGTCGCCCAGAAGCTCCAAGCTTTCGAGACGTTCCTCGAACGATTCCCTGAATGGCGTGACAAGGTCGTACTTATCCAGGTCACCAGTCCGACAAGcgtcgaagaggagaaagaagaacaaaagatTGCCAGCCGCATCTCCAACTTAGTCAGTACAATCAACGGCCGTTTCGGGTCGCTGAGTTTTTCTCCTGTTAAATATTATCCTCAATATCTCTCGCCGCACGAATACTTCGCGTTGTTGCGGGTGGCCGATGTCGGCCTTATTACAACAGTCCGCGACGGTATGAACACGACGAGTTTGGAGTACATACTTTGCCAGCAGGAAAACCATAGTCCGCTCATTCTTTCCGAATTCTCCGGAACGGCTGGCGCATTATCGAGCGCGATCCACATTAACCCATGGGACACTATCGGCGTCTCAGAAGCAATCAACAAAGCCCTAACAGAATCTGTCGCTGACAAAAAGGAGCAGCATTTGAAACTCTACAAGCATGTCACGACCAATACGGTTTCAGCATGGTCTAACCAGTTCATCTCGCGCCTGCTCGCAAACCTCTCCTCTTTCGATCAGTCTATGGCGACCCCGGCCCTAGACAGAACAAAACTCTTGAAGCAGTATCGCAAATCCCGAAAGAGGCTCTTCATGTTTGACTACGACGGCACCCTTACCCCGATCGTGAAGGACCCCCAGTCCGCTATTCCGTCAGACCGTGTTTTGCGAACTCTTAAGACTTTGGCTGCAGATCCTCGGAATGCGGTCTGGATCATTAGTGGTCGCGACCAGGCCTTCTTAGACGAGTGGATGGGCCATATCCCTGAGCTTGGACTGAGCGCAGAGCATGGTTGTTTCATCCGAATGCCACGGTCCGACAACTGGCAAAACTTAGCGGAGACAACCGACATGGGCTGGCAGAAAGAAGTTATGGAGATATATCAACACTTTACTGAGCGCACGCAAGGATCTTTCAtcgagagaaagaaagtcgCTCTAACGTGGCACTACCGACGGGCCGACCCGGAATATGGTGCATTCCAGGCGCGAGAATGTCggaagcagctggaagagcATGTATCCAAAACCTGGGATGTGGAAGTCATGGCCGGCAAAGCCAATCTCGAGGTTCGGCCAAGGTTCGTTAACAAAGGCTTTATTGCGACGCGGCTTGTGCAGGCATACGAGGACGGGAAAGTCCCTGAATTTATCCTGTGTTCCGGAGACGACTTTACAGATGAAG ATATGTTCCGTGCCTTGAAGAAATTTGAATTACCGGGCGATCATGTGTACACTGTCACTGTTGGTGCAAGTTCAAAGCAGACAGAGGCGAGCTGGCATCTCCTGGAACCCAGTGATGTTATCGAGACCATCACGATGCTCAATAACAGTGCTTCAGGGCAGGATTATTAG
- a CDS encoding putative MFS monocarboxylate transporter (transcript_id=CADANIAT00009597) codes for MGADEPNACQTSYPYMNEKPQTAGLVGEGSSEDVSSLRDSPGDEESGVGHGQGKDLTKTATNVSHVGAFAVRALSIVRTRESGRDLGPPPDGGFLAWSQTYYTETLGQSPSAISWVGSIQIFLLFFIGTFSGRATDAGYFKLTLTTGAVLELFCIFMTSLCTEYWQLFLAQGVGQGIGCGLMFCPTIALTTTYFSKNRSIAIGIVASGSATGGLVFPAVVMRLLPRVGYGWTMRTLGFISLATITPCLFFLKQRLPPRKSGPLVEWAAFKEASYSFFAIGMFLNFWGLYIGFFYIGSFTREVIGASTTTSINVLLLMNGIGLLGRLGPNLTADRYTGPLNMLIPFSFATGLVAFCWAGVRNLGGVYGFAAFYGLAAAGIQSLFPATLSTLTTDLKKMGARMGMVMSVVGVAALIGSPIAGALVQRGDGDYLYAQMFMGSVIIAGTLNLIAARAAKIGFVWQRA; via the exons ATGGGTGCGGACGAGCCTAATGCTTGTCAAACGAGCTACCCATATATGAACGAGAAACCTCAAACTGCCGGACTGGTAGGCGAGGGCTCCAGCGAGGATGTGAGTTCCCTGAGAGATTCACCGGGCGACGAGGAGTCAGGGGTGGGACACGGTCAGGGCAAGGACCTCACGAAGACTGCTACGAACGTGAGCCATGTTGGCGCATTCGCAGTCAGGGCTCTTTCGATCGTCCGTACCAGAGAATCCGGACGAGACCTCGGCCCTCCTCCGGATGGTGGTTTTCTTGCCTGGTCCCAG ACGTACTATACTGAGACTCTAGGGCAATCACCGTCCGCCATCTCATGGGTTGGAAGCATTCAGAttttcctgcttttcttcatcggcaCATTCTCAGGCCGTGCGACGGACGCTGGCTATTTCAAGCTCACCCTGACGACAGGGGCAGTTCTGGAATTGTTTTGCATCTTTATGACTTCCCTCTGTACTGAGTACTGGCAGCTTTTCCTCGCACAGGGTGTAGGACAGGGTATAGGCTGTGGTCTGATGTTTTGTCCCACAATCGCTCTGACAACCACATACTTCAGCAAGAACCGGTCTATCGCCATTGGAATCGTTGCCTCCGGATCTGCAACAGGAGGTCtcgtctttccagctgtTGTTATGCGCCTGCTCCCGCGGGTTGGATATGGTTGGACGATGCGAACCCTGGGGTTCATATCTTTAGCAACAATAACACCCTGCCTATTCTTCCTGAAACAACGGCTACCACCGCGTAAGAGCGGACCGCTTGTGGAATGGGCCGCATTCAAAGAAGCATCCTACTCGTTCTTCGCCATCGGCATGTTTCTCAATTTCTGGGGACTATATATTGGGTTCTTTTATATTGGAAGCTTTACCAGGGAAGTCATCGGCGCGTCTACGACGACCTCAATCAACGTTCTCCTTCTGATGAACGGCATCGGTCTTCTAGGTCGTCTCGGCCCTAATCTCACGGCCGACCGGTACACTGGACCATTGAACATGCTGATCCCGTTCAGCTTCGCGACCGGTCTAGTCGCCTTTTGCTGGGCGGGCGTGCGTAATCTCGGCGGGGTGTATGGCTTTGCTGCATTTTATGGCTTGGCCGCCGCGGGAATCCAGTCGCTCTTTCCAGCGACATTAAGCACACTTACAACGGATCTCAAGAAGATGGGAGCGCGTATGGGGATGGTTATGTCGGTCGTCGGGGTTGCGGCGCTGATTGGGTCTCCAATCGCTGGGGCGTTGGTCCAACGAGGGGATGGCGATTACTTGTACGCTCAGATGTTCATGGGCAGTGTCATTATCGCTGGAACTTTGAATCTGATTGCAGCCCGAGCAGCTAAGATTGGGTTTGTCTGGCAGCGAGCATAG
- a CDS encoding PDGFA associated 1 family protein (transcript_id=CADANIAT00009598) — MAPRGRGGKFSKPSRGGGKHFSRDIQTVDKDGNPVSMWRDPADDPETSEEEEASTGDSDDESENEAGPSTITPNFPQDTVSENRSELSREERRALAKAKKAAAALRKAQGPAQPGDLPPSDSESEIEAPLTNGNKSKGKVSAPVADSEESDLDLPSNPNYTSKSKKTEEGEGEEAHLSRREREAIEAQQARERYMKLHAEGKTEEARADLARLAIVRERREQERLRKEAEKEEKAELARQRAEEREKKLAKVGKKKGGKK; from the exons ATGGCACCCCGCGGCCGTGGAGGAAAGTTCTCTAAACCAAGTCGAGGAG GTGGAAAACACTTCAGCCGCGACATCCAAACAGTCGACAAAGATGGCAACCCTGTTAGTATGTGGCGG GACCCCGCTGATGACCCCGAGACAtcggaggaagaagaggcttCAACTGGAGATTCAGACGACGAGTCTGAGAACGAAGCGGGCCCGAGTACGATAACACCAAACTTTCCCCAAGACACCGTCTCCGAGAACCGATCGGAATTAAGCCGCGAAGAGCGCCGTGCCCTtgcaaaggcgaagaaagcCGCTGCCGCCTTGCGCAAGGCGCAAGGGCCTGCACAACCTGGCGACCTTCCGCCGAGCGATTCCGAGTCCGAAATCGAAGCACCCCTGACGAACGgcaacaaaagcaaaggcAAAGTCAGCGCCCCCGTCGCAGACTCAGAAGAATCGGACCTGGACCTTCCTTCCAACCCGAACTACACATCTAAATCGAAGAAGActgaagagggcgagggagaggaagcgcaCCTATCGCGCCGGGAACGCGAGGCCATTGAGGCGCAGCAAGCGCGGGAGCGATATATGAAACTGCATGCAGAGGGTAAGACGGAAGAGGCGCGGGCGGATCTGGCGCGGTTGGCGATCGTGAGGGAGAGgcgggagcaggagaggctgcgcaaggaagcggagaaggaggagaaggcagagcTCGCAAGACAGAGAGCcgaagaaagggaaaagaaactggccaaggtggggaagaagaagggagggAAGAAATAA
- a CDS encoding unc-50 family protein (transcript_id=CADANIAT00009599), which produces MNPHISVPRQHGSSPNFGGLPANRGSSTIRMPRFFKRMFKFPQMDFEMAIWEMTSLMIAPKKVFKSIYYHKQTKNTWHRPDPSFAYLLSFFLLLTALAWGLAYAPSFGSIMRLFFRFVVVHFIGSSLLVSTIGYFAIGRLFGPNGAAASITGLRIRGRRRGAAQGLFTQPGEKDQLEFGYCFDVSNRAFFPLYLHLYVVQFLLLPLLTRSPSDFLTTFLGNTLYLSAFTYYTYITFLGYNALPFLHNTELLLLPILLFAILWLVSLIVGWGVVMQGHSVKGLFWGV; this is translated from the exons ATGAACCCCCATATCTCTGTACCCCGTCAACATGGCAGCTCTCCCAACTTTGGCGGCTTACCCGCGAACCGCGGATCAAGTACTATACGGATGCCGCGTTTCTTCAAGAG AATGTTCAAGTTCCCGCAGATGGACTTTGAAATGGCCATCTGGGAAATGACGTCGCTCATGATCGCGCCGAAGAAGGTCTTCAAGTCAATATACTACCAT AAAC AAACAAAGAACACATGGCACCGACCCGACCCGTCGTTCGCTTacctcctttccttcttcctgcttctcacAGCCCTCGCCTGGGGTCTCGCATACGCCCCTTCATTCGGATCCATTATGCGCCTTTTCTTTCGATTTGTCGTTGTGCACTTCATAGGATCGTCACTCCTTGTCTCAACAATAGGTTACTTTGCCATCGGCCGTCTTTTTGGCCCCAATGGCGCCGCGGCGTCAATAACAGGCCTACGCATCCGCGGACGACGGCGCGGCGCAGCGCAGGGTCTTTTTACGCAACCCGGTGAGAAGGATCAGTTAGAGTTCGGGTACTGTTTCGAT GTTTCTAATCGCGCGTTCTTCCCCCTTTACCTTCACCTCTACGTCGTAcagtttctcctcctcccgctcctcaCCCGCAGCCCGAGTGATTTCCTTACTACATTTCTCGGCAACACACTTTATCTGTCCGCATTCACGTATTACACGTACATAACTTTTCTCGGGTATAACGCGCTTCCCTTCTTGCATAACacagagcttcttctgcttccgaTTTTGTTGTTCGCGATCTTGTGGCTCGTGAGCCTTATTGTGGGCTGGGGCGTGGTAATGCAGGGACACAGCGTGAAGGGGCTGTTCTGGGGTGTATAA
- a CDS encoding Sec7 domain protein (transcript_id=CADANIAT00009600): MSRSTQSGVFKTTSQHPDPDTVSPPRTPPSTSSYKVKRGRQPRPSVRETFLDDFNDNANDSYDSGDERDPHDLSLSPGHAARTSIVDNMLLSLDQFSSGNALDDYRLFSSAFESPKYSRASQDSIAQRRYRGHTFSSSLSSDVEYGYDEGASRYASQLARGRRSNSSSNYNTGIRRIESTRSRDGSGSHVDYRTSATAPATRAGRKSSKGSASSNLDFGSSFSRRQADPTSERRSASFDMGARKPFINSQGFSPDFDSMGYDGMDAAPTPSIPAGPRKNHAASQEFNKTPKAQSSRTPVASRRDSLKSSRINQSRNPRPENLGTAAMRARDHDFALLNDADLEPPPNIAASLDPPAPSPTISFNKPTFPIPEPTPSKERPGFFRRVFGSSRAPGNMPFDSLSDYPLSKEPESKNMSGASASPRTRTQPQKTGTAGTHAPREGAQVVNKKSSFFRRRKKSVTENVPPPLILPQNLGPKAGGILKPEPSPVSSLRKVMNPYLADATPNHSTPAVDYSTESSDWSTAANDPDNKKPDDVLRRKEKGNSLNVHNGPKAKYSLYPASAASHAHDTSFLGTSSGDEEPSLQSNKLEDAPPVPPRSSRRRTRDGPEAEPSEAISVEMKQAETSRDKLMILENLRPTSLSPVAERSSIQSANLPAIETPENDSTLTRAKDLKDRDIYDATIWNDDTDSPSKLPSPVIDKESCQFSASETSNYQTASNTPIVPQVSEWKHAEDNADPPADVPSELPSSKEEQLARRLFDSQDEYIGNEPAAAWLGSPDRAKIREAYMALFDWSNMNILTALRGLCLRLLLKGETQQVDRVLDAFSKRWCQCNPQHGFKAADVVHTICYSLLLLNTDLHLADIEQKMTKSQFVRNTMPTIQRVAAEAAPDDIDNKCTTSNLNSGLASSRSATFSPEESELSNATTDKTDKPATTPAKLVNRLSRTDLGAKMANDAEDEVGPLVNVPFYGTTKAWEQQVEAVLRGFYSSIHKQRLPLLGAQTDRDMPRTASSAMLNPNSGPHGLRRSPSTVSKSGSDIFPRGRSADSRFGTARWSSKPRSRARLYPPSTLGSSRTSLDDQSSLWSPSGSSTWSKYSLGKLTSASVDSFASGYPHADYQQSIGFANALSQAIIREDSAHSIASNEEFERTGQLLEDETLELAGAPWAKEGNLKHKHHLDSVDKRAKDRNWNDCFAVIQQGWMRLFSFNASKTIRQKSKQRSPGGVVVGGGNWTENAEEIWKFLLRQSIASALPPPGYSKSRPHVWALSLPTGAVHLFQAGTPEIVREFVSSANYWSARLSKEPLIGGISNIEYGWSDAIINSALINPESRSPPSSSGPGPRPSLQSSIRSSIDQQVVRPKLPADRVHISDWTPPQQSMMAANLNEADQLKSLQTYVKNVEDELQRHNELRPAMVLAFSPRHPNAAKSMANWERKSSYLLREIVKFRTYIDSLQSAIDAKNKILAEREREDEAKPAES; the protein is encoded by the exons ATGAGTCGATCAACGCAATCGGGCGTCTTCAAAACGACTTCTCAGCACCCTGACCCAGACACCGTTTCTCCTCCCCGAACACCTCCAAGTACTTCCAGTTACAAAGTCAAGAGAGGTCGTCAGCCGCGGCCGTCTGTCCGCGAGACCTTCCTCGATGATTTCAATGATAATGCAAACGACAGCTACGACTCTGGCGACGAGCGAGATCCCCATGATCTGTCGCTGTCCCCCGGGCATGCCGCTCGCACATCCATCGTCGACAACATGCTGCTCTCCCTAGATCAGTTCTCGTCCGGCAATGCTTTGGATGATTACCGTCTCTTCAGTTCGGCATTCGAGTCCCCTAAATACTCCCGAGCCTCTCAGGATTCGATCGCACAGCGCCGATACAGGGGCCATACATTTTCTTCCTCACTCTCGTCAGATGTGGAGTACGGATATGATGAGGGCGCTAGTCGGTACGCGTCACAGCTCGCGAGAGGACGCCGGAGTAATAGCAGCTCAAATTACAATACGGGTATAAGAAGGATCGAGAGCACGCGGAGTCGTGATGGTTCTGGCTCTCACGTTGACTACCGGACCAGTGCTACTGCACCTGCAACTCGCGcgggaaggaaaagcagcaaGGGCAGTGCGTCATCCAACTTGGATTTCggctcttctttctcaagaCGCCAGGCAGACCCGACCAGCGAGAGGCGATCAGCGAGCTTTGACATGGGCGCAAGAAAACCATTCATAAATTCCCAAGGTTTCTCTCCGGACTTTGATTCGATGGGATACGACGGCATGGATGCGGCGCCCACGCCTAGCATTCCCGCAGGCCCGAGAAAAAACCACGCAGCATCGCAAGAATTTAATAAAACGCCAAAGGCCCAGTCATCGCGCACACCAGTGGCATCACGACGGGACAGCCTTAAATCTTCGCGGATTAACCAATCACGAAATCCTCGCCCTGAGAACCTTGGCACAGCAGCCATGAGGGCTCGGGATCATGATTTTGCACTTCTCAACGACGCTGACCTGGAGCCTCCGCCGAATATAGCAGCTTCGCTAGATCCGCCAGCGCCGAGTCCAACAATATCATTTAATAAGCCGACATTTCCTATTCCAGAACCGACCCCAAGCAAGGAGCGCCCAGGATTCTTTCGGCGTGTCTTCGGATCCTCGAGGGCCCCTGGTAACATGCCTTTTGACAGCCTATCGGATTACCCACTTTCCAAGGAGCCCGAGTCGAAGAATATGAGTGGAGCGAGCGCCAGCCCAAGAACACGGACTCAACCGCAGAAGACTGGCACGGCCGGCACCCACGCACCCCGTGAAGGTGCCCAAGTGGTGAACAAGAAGTCATCATTTTTCCGCCGACGGAAGAAGTCGGTGACGGAGAATGTCCCGCCCCCCCTCATCCTTCCCCAAAATCTCGGGCCCAAGGCCGGGGGTATATTGAAACCAGAACCCAGCCCTGTTAGCAGCCTGCGGAAGGTTATGAACCCATATCTTGCCGATGCTACTCCTAACCATAGCACACCTGCGGTTGACTATTCTACCGAATCTTCAGACTGGAGCACTGCGGCTAATGACCCCGACAACAAGAAACCGGATGATGTGCTGAGgcgcaaggagaagggcaacTCTCTGAATGTTCACAACGGTCCCAAGGCCAAGTATAGTCTTTACCCTGCGAGCGCCGCCAGTCATGCACATGATACTTCTTTCTTGGGAACTAGCAGCGGCGATGAAGagccttctcttcaatcaaACAAGCTGGAAGACGCACCCCCGGTTCCACCTCGCTCCTCTCGCCGGCGAACAAGGGATGGCCCTGAGGCGGAACCCAGTGAGGCAATATCCGTGGAGATGAAACAAGCTGAAACATCAAGAGACAAGCTTATGATATTGGAAAATCTGCGTCCTACCTCGTTATCCCCTGTTGCGGAACGCTCATCGATTCAATCCGCCAACCTTCCCGCCATTGAGACACCGGAGAATGATTCGACTTTGACTCGAGCAAAGGATTTGAAAGATAGAGACATTTATGACGCGACCATATGGAATGATGACACGGATTCGCCCAGCAAATTGCCTTCTCCAGTCATCGACAAGGAGTCTTGCCAATTTTCAGCTTCTGAGACTTCCAACTATCAAACCGCCAGCAATACCCCCATCGTTCCTCAAGTATCTGAGTGGAAACACGCAGAAGATAACGCTGATCCTCCTGCTGATGTGCCCTCGGAATTGCCTagcagcaaagaagagcAACTAGCGCGGAGGCTGTTTGATAGCCAGGATGAGTATATTGGGAACGAACCAGCCGCTGCTTGGCTTGGTAGTCCGGATCGTGCCAAGATCCGCGAAGCATATATGGCTTTGTTTGACTGGTCTAACATGAACATTCTCACAGCCCTGCGAGGATTATGTCTCAGGTTACTGCTAAAAGGAGAGACCCAACAAGTAGACCGTGTTCTGGATGCCTTCTCTAAAAGATGGTGCCAATGTAATCCACAGCATGGCTTCAAGGCGGCTG ATGTCGTACATACAATATGTTATTCCCTGCTCTTGTTGAATACCGATTTGCACCTTGCAGATATCGAGCAGAAGATGACCAAATCCCAATTCGTTCGCAATACAATGCCCACAATCCAACGGgtggctgctgaagctgctccagACGACATTGACAACAAATGTACCACTTCGAATTTGAACTCTGGCCTTGCGTCTTCTAGATCTGCGACATTTTCTCCTGAGGAGTCGGAATTAAGCAATGCAACAACGGACAAGACAGACAAACCCGCTACTACTCCTGCAAAATTGGTGAATCGCTTGTCTCGAACAGATTTAGGTGCGAAAATGGCAAATGACgcagaggacgaggttgGTCCGCTCGTCAACGTCCCGTTCTACGGGACAACGAAAGCCTGGGAGCAACAGGTAGAGGCAGTCCTCCGAGGTTTCTACTCATCGATCCATAAACAAAGGCTTCCACTTCTTGGAGCCCAAACAGACAGAGACATGCCTCGCACAGCATCAAGTGCAATGTTAAACCCTAACTCCGGGCCGCATGGCCTTCGCAGAAGCCCGAGCACCGTCAGCAAGAGTGGCTCTGACATCTTCCCGCGCGGTCGTTCTGCCGACTCTCGCTTTGGTACCGCACGTTGGTCTTCCAAGCCTCGTTCACGAGCGCGGCTATACCCTCCTTCTACTCTTGGCTCAAGCAGAACAAGCTTAGATGATCAGTCATCCCTGTGGAGTCCATCTGGATCCAGTACTTGGAGCAAGTACTCTTTAGGAAAGCTGACATCGGCTTCTGTTGACTCATTTGCATCTGGATATCCACATGCAGATTATCAACAGTCTATAGGCTTCGCCAACGCTCTCAGTCAGGCAATTATTCGCGAGGATTCCGCGCATTCTAttgccagcaatgaagaGTTTGAGCGGACTGGtcagcttctcgaggacGAAACCTTGGAGCTCGCTGGTGCGCCATGGGCCAAAGAGGGAAACTTAAAACACAAGCATCATCTGGATTCTGTTGATAAGCGGGCGAAGGACCGCAACTGGAATGATTGTTTCGCTGTCATCCAACAGGGTTGGATGCGCCTTTTCTCATTCAATGCATCAAAAACTATAAGGCAAAAGTCCAAGCAACGTTCGCCCGGTGGTGTTGTAGTTGGTGGAGGTAATTGGACCGAGAACGCCGAAGAAATCTGGAAATTCCTCTTGCGTCAATCCATTGCCAGTGCGCTTCCGCCTCCAGGCTACTCAAAGTCCCGTCCGCATGTCTGGGCTTTGAGTCTACCAACTGGTGCAGTACACCTTTTCCAAGCAGGCACACCGGAAATCGTCCGGGAGTTTGTCTCTAGTGCAAACTACTGGAGCGCCAGATTATCCAAAGAGCCTCTTATTGGTGGTATTAGCAACATTGAGTACGGATGGAGCGACGCGATTATCAACAGTGCGTTGATTAATCCAGAGTCTAGGTCACCACCGTCTTCATCTGGGCCAGGACCGAGACCTAGCCTTCAAAGTTCTATTCGGAGCTCTATCGACCAACAGGTTGTCCGGCCCAAGTTGCCCGCGGATAGGGTGCACATCAGTGACTGGACTCCGCCGCAGCAAAGTATGATGGCCGCCAATCTTAATGAAGCTGATCAGTTGAAGTCACTGCAAACGTATGTCAAGAACGTCGAGGACGAGCTGCAACGGCATAATGAACTTCGGCCAGCGATGGTGCTTGCGTTCTCACCACGGCATCCGAATGCAGCAAAATCCATGGCCAATTGGGAGCGGAAGTCATCGTACTTGCTGCGAGAAATTGTGAAATTCCGCACTTACATTGACTCCCTTCAAAGCGCTATTGATGCAAAGAACAAAATACTCGCTGAAcgggagcgggaggatgAAGCCAAACCTGCCGAGTCGTGA